Proteins encoded by one window of Lycium barbarum isolate Lr01 chromosome 11, ASM1917538v2, whole genome shotgun sequence:
- the LOC132619268 gene encoding cyclin-dependent kinase inhibitor 3-like isoform X2 — translation MGRYIKKCKGIGEVAIMEVSDVDLDVSRATKKRKLFDADMKLSPAIRCFKSYSSVVDTPENLIFPASSVNSKENYASSKPALSSSSCCSMNRSLDVDENGMEVVASTEKQMKLSSKLQPESGELESTKMPKYESSPPRRMPEKMPSRNEIEEFFARCEKTMFKRFREKYNFDFEKEEPLEGRYEWVQIYEEHET, via the exons ATGGGAAGGTATATAAAGAAGTGTAAGGGAATTGGAGAGGTCGCGATTATGGAAGTATCAGATGTAGATTTGGACGTGTCGCGGGCAACGAAAAAGAGGAAGTTATTTGATGCAGATATGAAGCTTTCTCCGGCGATACGCTGCTTTAAAAGTTACTCCAGCGTCGTAGATACGCcggaaaatttaatttttccggCGAGTTCAGTCAATTCGAAGGAGAATTATGCTTCGAGTAAACCGGCTTTGAGTTCATCATCTTGTTGCTCAATGAACAGATCGCTAGATGTGGAT GAAAACGGCATGGAGGTTGTAGCGTCCACAGAGAA ACAAATGAAGTTATCTAGCAAGCTTCAACCTGAATCCGGGGAACTGGAGTCGACGAAAATGCCAAAATATGAGAGTTCTCCTCCCCGTCGAATGCCGGAGAAAATGCCGTCGAGAAATGAAATAGAAGAGTTTTTTGCACGATGCGAGAAAACCATGTTTAAACGATTTCGAGAAAA GTACAACTTCGACTTTGAGAAGGAGGAGCCATTGGAAGGTCGTTACGAGTGGGTCCAGATATATGAGGAACATGAAACTTGA
- the LOC132620307 gene encoding uncharacterized protein LOC132620307 isoform X1, whose amino-acid sequence MYAIMKVLLMSLGFGISRHLTDVIVHNSLMDLDEGGTSSVAKQKIYPETTTKTSRKKRKHASASSSLEGQPDRDVFEVEISPNMASLSVKIAALEALETLLAVGGSWRSESWRVKVDHLLLDVTRNAWKRGWAKDDRGEDYQIAALRALLASLLSPGRTRPPHLSQGLELFRREVVDLEVPIKDTSVTSAFAATQTHDGR is encoded by the exons ATGTACGCAATTATGAAAGTTCTGCTGATGTCACTCGGGTTTG GGATATCCAGACACTTGACTGATGTGATTGTTCACAATTCATTGATGGATTTGGATGAGGGAGGCACATCTTCTGTTGCAAAACAGAAGATATATCCAGAGACTACAACAAAGACTTCCCGCAAGAAGAGGAAGCATGCAAGTGCAAGTAGTTCTCTTGAGGGGCAGCCTGATAGAGatgtttttgaagtggaaatatccCCAAATATGGCTTCGTTATCTGTTAAGATAGCTGCACTAGAGGCATTGGAAACCCTTCTTGCTGTG GGTGGTTCTTGGAGATCCGAGAGTTGGCGAGTAAAAGTTGATCACCTTCTTTTGGATGTTACCAGAAATGCTTGGAAAAGAGGGTGGGCCAAGGATGACAGAGGCGAAGACTATCAAATTGCAGCTTTACGGGCCCTTCTGGCTTCTCTCCTCTCTCCTGGACGCACTCGCCCACCACACCTATCTCAAGGGCTTGAACTTTTCCGCAGAG aggttgtagatttggaggttcctataaaaGATACTTcggtaacatcagcatttgctgcaactcaaacACATG ATGGCAGGTGA
- the LOC132619268 gene encoding cyclin-dependent kinase inhibitor 3-like isoform X1, which translates to MGRYIKKCKGIGEVAIMEVSDVDLDVSRATKKRKLFDADMKLSPAIRCFKSYSSVVDTPENLIFPASSVNSKENYASSKPALSSSSCCSMNRSLDVDENGMEVVASTENRQMKLSSKLQPESGELESTKMPKYESSPPRRMPEKMPSRNEIEEFFARCEKTMFKRFREKYNFDFEKEEPLEGRYEWVQIYEEHET; encoded by the exons ATGGGAAGGTATATAAAGAAGTGTAAGGGAATTGGAGAGGTCGCGATTATGGAAGTATCAGATGTAGATTTGGACGTGTCGCGGGCAACGAAAAAGAGGAAGTTATTTGATGCAGATATGAAGCTTTCTCCGGCGATACGCTGCTTTAAAAGTTACTCCAGCGTCGTAGATACGCcggaaaatttaatttttccggCGAGTTCAGTCAATTCGAAGGAGAATTATGCTTCGAGTAAACCGGCTTTGAGTTCATCATCTTGTTGCTCAATGAACAGATCGCTAGATGTGGAT GAAAACGGCATGGAGGTTGTAGCGTCCACAGAGAA TAGACAAATGAAGTTATCTAGCAAGCTTCAACCTGAATCCGGGGAACTGGAGTCGACGAAAATGCCAAAATATGAGAGTTCTCCTCCCCGTCGAATGCCGGAGAAAATGCCGTCGAGAAATGAAATAGAAGAGTTTTTTGCACGATGCGAGAAAACCATGTTTAAACGATTTCGAGAAAA GTACAACTTCGACTTTGAGAAGGAGGAGCCATTGGAAGGTCGTTACGAGTGGGTCCAGATATATGAGGAACATGAAACTTGA
- the LOC132620307 gene encoding uncharacterized protein LOC132620307 isoform X3 yields MYAIMKVLLMSLGFGISRHLTDVIVHNSLMDLDEGGTSSVAKQKIYPETTTKTSRKKRKHASASSSLEGQPDRDVFEVEISPNMASLSVKIAALEALETLLAVGGSWRSESWRVKVDHLLLDVTRNAWKRGWAKDDRGEDYQIAALRALLASLLSPGRTRPPHLSQGLELFRRDGR; encoded by the exons ATGTACGCAATTATGAAAGTTCTGCTGATGTCACTCGGGTTTG GGATATCCAGACACTTGACTGATGTGATTGTTCACAATTCATTGATGGATTTGGATGAGGGAGGCACATCTTCTGTTGCAAAACAGAAGATATATCCAGAGACTACAACAAAGACTTCCCGCAAGAAGAGGAAGCATGCAAGTGCAAGTAGTTCTCTTGAGGGGCAGCCTGATAGAGatgtttttgaagtggaaatatccCCAAATATGGCTTCGTTATCTGTTAAGATAGCTGCACTAGAGGCATTGGAAACCCTTCTTGCTGTG GGTGGTTCTTGGAGATCCGAGAGTTGGCGAGTAAAAGTTGATCACCTTCTTTTGGATGTTACCAGAAATGCTTGGAAAAGAGGGTGGGCCAAGGATGACAGAGGCGAAGACTATCAAATTGCAGCTTTACGGGCCCTTCTGGCTTCTCTCCTCTCTCCTGGACGCACTCGCCCACCACACCTATCTCAAGGGCTTGAACTTTTCCGCAGAG ATGGCAGGTGA
- the LOC132620307 gene encoding uncharacterized protein LOC132620307 isoform X2, producing MVLSNPHLLSLRISRHLTDVIVHNSLMDLDEGGTSSVAKQKIYPETTTKTSRKKRKHASASSSLEGQPDRDVFEVEISPNMASLSVKIAALEALETLLAVGGSWRSESWRVKVDHLLLDVTRNAWKRGWAKDDRGEDYQIAALRALLASLLSPGRTRPPHLSQGLELFRREVVDLEVPIKDTSVTSAFAATQTHDGR from the exons ATGGTCTTGAGCAATCCTCACCTCTTGAGCTTGA GGATATCCAGACACTTGACTGATGTGATTGTTCACAATTCATTGATGGATTTGGATGAGGGAGGCACATCTTCTGTTGCAAAACAGAAGATATATCCAGAGACTACAACAAAGACTTCCCGCAAGAAGAGGAAGCATGCAAGTGCAAGTAGTTCTCTTGAGGGGCAGCCTGATAGAGatgtttttgaagtggaaatatccCCAAATATGGCTTCGTTATCTGTTAAGATAGCTGCACTAGAGGCATTGGAAACCCTTCTTGCTGTG GGTGGTTCTTGGAGATCCGAGAGTTGGCGAGTAAAAGTTGATCACCTTCTTTTGGATGTTACCAGAAATGCTTGGAAAAGAGGGTGGGCCAAGGATGACAGAGGCGAAGACTATCAAATTGCAGCTTTACGGGCCCTTCTGGCTTCTCTCCTCTCTCCTGGACGCACTCGCCCACCACACCTATCTCAAGGGCTTGAACTTTTCCGCAGAG aggttgtagatttggaggttcctataaaaGATACTTcggtaacatcagcatttgctgcaactcaaacACATG ATGGCAGGTGA